A window of the Alphaproteobacteria bacterium genome harbors these coding sequences:
- a CDS encoding HlyD family efflux transporter periplasmic adaptor subunit, with amino-acid sequence MTLSLFRQEAIDHQRLRLHGEVLVYQPVSQRILAWLLIATVAAIVSYLFWGEYARKETVQGFLVPSGGVVQVYARAAGTITEVNVVENQIVKKNDPLLSVLVEQSTEEGGRADTNTLDVIARQKKEIESQINFAQSNANAERQGLTTEVESLNREIEQLERQRAIQTYLGELSSKDVEAAEVLMKKGFLAENEYRRRREAFLQSAQRKSELGQQIVARQYDLAQARNKLAQLTVNAADSISKLRASLLEIDQRATEIEGRRAYVVRAPVDGRVSSLQVSVGGAADGRVPVMAILPSGSRLQAEIYIPSRAIGFVKPNQEVRLLYEAFPHERFGAYIGHVETVSKTILAPGDVSAILGLREPVYRAVVALDSQTIDAEGDAIQLQAGEQLSANIILDRRKLIGWILSPLARLGRAL; translated from the coding sequence ATGACACTCTCGCTCTTCCGGCAAGAAGCCATTGACCATCAGCGCCTGCGCCTGCATGGCGAGGTCCTTGTCTATCAGCCGGTCTCCCAGCGCATCCTTGCGTGGCTGCTCATCGCAACGGTCGCCGCCATCGTGAGCTATCTCTTCTGGGGCGAATATGCGCGCAAGGAAACCGTTCAAGGGTTTCTCGTGCCGAGCGGCGGCGTGGTGCAAGTCTATGCCCGGGCCGCGGGCACCATCACCGAGGTGAACGTCGTCGAAAATCAAATCGTGAAGAAGAACGACCCGCTTCTCAGCGTGCTCGTCGAGCAATCGACCGAGGAAGGCGGGCGCGCCGATACCAACACGCTCGACGTGATCGCGCGGCAGAAGAAGGAAATCGAGTCCCAGATCAACTTCGCGCAATCGAACGCGAACGCCGAGCGCCAGGGCCTCACGACGGAGGTCGAAAGTCTCAACCGCGAAATCGAGCAGCTCGAGCGCCAACGCGCCATCCAGACTTACTTGGGCGAGCTTTCGAGCAAGGACGTGGAAGCGGCGGAAGTACTGATGAAAAAGGGATTTCTTGCCGAAAATGAATACCGACGCCGACGCGAGGCTTTTCTCCAAAGCGCTCAACGCAAGTCCGAGCTCGGACAGCAAATCGTGGCGCGCCAATACGATCTCGCTCAGGCGCGCAACAAGCTCGCGCAACTCACGGTCAACGCCGCCGACAGCATATCCAAGCTCCGCGCGTCGCTGCTGGAGATCGACCAGCGCGCGACCGAGATCGAGGGACGCCGGGCCTATGTGGTGCGCGCACCCGTCGACGGCCGGGTGTCCTCACTTCAGGTCTCGGTCGGGGGGGCCGCCGACGGGAGAGTGCCGGTCATGGCGATCCTGCCCTCCGGCAGCAGGCTCCAAGCCGAGATATATATCCCCTCCCGCGCGATCGGCTTCGTGAAGCCGAACCAAGAAGTGCGTCTTCTCTATGAAGCATTCCCGCACGAGCGATTCGGCGCCTATATCGGCCACGTCGAAACCGTGTCGAAGACCATTCTCGCCCCGGGCGACGTGTCGGCAATCCTCGGGCTCAGGGAACCCGTGTATCGCGCGGTCGTCGCCCTCGATTCCCAGACGATCGACGCCGAAGGCGATGCAATCCAGTTGCAGGCGGGCGAGCAACTCAGCGCCAATATCATTCTGGACCGGCGCAAGCTGATCGGGTGGATCCTGTCGCCGCTTGCTCGGCTCGGGCGCGCGCTATGA
- a CDS encoding peptidase domain-containing ABC transporter has product MSAPSVLNLLEFVFPKRVPVILQSEATECGLACLAMIASYHGLKTDLHGMRQRVSISLTGTTLKGIMAAGSAMDLACRPLRLELEALGRIRRPAILHWDMNHFVVLTKVSGEKVRINDPAVGERELSIAEVSAHFSGVALELMPTPNFRKRDETERMRIADVVGNPKGLIPVLFQIFLLSVVLQLVAIAGPFYNQIVVDEVLTRFDANLLPVLAIGFGILKLINMATSALRSYIQLYLGSTIGYQLEVNLFSHLMRLPMPFFEKRHIGDIVSRFASTDPINQLLTHGIVGSIVDGLLAITTLVLIFYYSLTLALVVVGALFLYSLYRVVRYRYLRLQSQEQIQAKAKESTNFQENVRAARAIKIFSREVERQSIWQNLYSATVNIGFRVNRANILFTMANDLFFGIEEILVIYLAARMILDGSFTIGMMFAFLSYRDFFVSKSLSVVQTIIDFRMLDIHLSRLADIGLTAKEKGIEAPAVRRNIAGAVALSDVSFRYGDTEPFIFENLSFAVEPGECVAITGPSGCGKTTMMKVMLGLVPPTSGHLLIDGQPLSMIGLQTFRHAASAVMQDDHMMSGSVADNIAFFDPDMDFERIQQCAQIAAVHDDIMRMPMGYNTLTGDMGTVLSGGQKQRILLARALYARPKILMLDEGTAHLDLHTEKIVNDAVASLNMTRIIIAHRPHTIASADRIVRLEHGTIRPVTLDPLVLTSFG; this is encoded by the coding sequence ATGAGCGCTCCTTCGGTTCTCAATCTTCTCGAATTCGTCTTCCCGAAGCGGGTACCGGTCATCCTCCAGAGCGAGGCGACCGAATGCGGGCTCGCCTGCCTCGCGATGATCGCGTCCTATCACGGGCTCAAGACCGACTTGCACGGGATGCGCCAGCGCGTATCGATATCGCTCACCGGCACGACGCTCAAAGGCATCATGGCAGCCGGGAGTGCGATGGACCTTGCCTGTCGCCCGCTTCGGCTCGAGCTTGAAGCGCTCGGCCGCATCCGGCGCCCGGCGATTCTTCACTGGGACATGAACCATTTCGTCGTGCTGACCAAGGTGTCGGGCGAAAAGGTGCGCATCAACGATCCGGCCGTCGGCGAACGCGAACTCTCGATTGCCGAGGTCTCGGCACATTTCAGCGGCGTGGCACTCGAGCTGATGCCCACACCAAATTTTCGCAAGCGAGATGAAACCGAACGCATGCGGATCGCCGACGTCGTCGGCAACCCAAAAGGCCTCATTCCCGTCCTCTTCCAGATTTTCCTGCTATCCGTCGTTCTCCAGCTCGTCGCGATCGCGGGCCCCTTTTACAACCAGATCGTCGTCGACGAGGTGTTGACCCGCTTCGACGCCAACCTACTCCCCGTGCTCGCCATCGGATTCGGCATCCTCAAGCTGATCAACATGGCGACCTCGGCGCTGCGCTCCTACATCCAGCTCTATCTCGGTAGCACGATCGGCTATCAGCTCGAAGTCAACCTGTTCAGCCATCTCATGCGGCTGCCGATGCCGTTCTTCGAAAAGCGCCACATCGGCGACATCGTTTCCCGCTTCGCTTCGACCGACCCGATCAATCAGTTGCTGACGCACGGGATCGTGGGATCGATCGTCGACGGCCTGCTCGCGATCACCACGCTCGTGCTGATCTTCTATTATAGCCTGACGCTCGCCCTCGTCGTGGTCGGGGCACTTTTCCTTTACAGCCTCTACCGGGTCGTCCGTTACCGTTACCTGCGCCTCCAGTCGCAAGAGCAAATCCAAGCCAAGGCGAAGGAAAGCACGAATTTCCAGGAAAACGTGCGCGCCGCGCGCGCCATCAAAATCTTCAGCCGCGAGGTCGAGCGCCAGAGCATTTGGCAAAACCTCTATTCCGCGACGGTGAATATCGGTTTTCGCGTCAATCGCGCGAATATCCTTTTCACGATGGCGAACGATCTTTTCTTCGGCATCGAGGAGATTCTCGTGATCTATCTCGCGGCACGGATGATCCTCGACGGATCCTTCACCATCGGCATGATGTTCGCCTTTCTTTCCTACCGCGACTTTTTCGTATCGAAATCGCTGAGCGTCGTTCAGACGATCATCGATTTCAGGATGCTCGACATTCACTTGAGCCGCCTTGCCGACATCGGTCTCACGGCCAAGGAGAAGGGCATCGAAGCGCCCGCGGTCCGGCGCAACATCGCCGGCGCCGTTGCACTCTCGGACGTTTCCTTCCGCTACGGCGACACGGAGCCGTTCATCTTCGAGAATTTGTCGTTCGCCGTCGAACCCGGCGAATGCGTGGCGATCACGGGTCCGTCGGGCTGCGGCAAGACCACGATGATGAAGGTCATGCTGGGCCTGGTGCCGCCGACGAGCGGCCATCTTCTTATCGACGGGCAGCCCCTCAGCATGATCGGCCTACAGACCTTTCGCCACGCCGCCAGCGCCGTGATGCAGGACGATCACATGATGTCGGGAAGCGTCGCCGACAATATAGCCTTCTTCGACCCGGACATGGATTTCGAACGCATCCAGCAGTGCGCGCAAATCGCCGCCGTCCACGACGACATCATGCGCATGCCGATGGGCTACAACACGCTCACGGGCGACATGGGCACCGTGCTCTCCGGCGGGCAGAAGCAGCGCATCCTGCTTGCGCGAGCCCTCTATGCGCGGCCGAAAATCCTGATGCTCGACGAGGGTACAGCACACCTCGACCTTCATACCGAAAAGATCGTGAACGATGCGGTCGCATCGCTCAACATGACCCGTATCATCATTGCGCATCGGCCCCATACGATTGCCTCCGCCGACCGGATCGTTCGCCTCGAGCATGGCACGATCAGGCCCGTGACGCTGGACCCGTTGGTTTTAACGTCGTTCGGCTGA
- the pgaD gene encoding poly-beta-1,6-N-acetyl-D-glucosamine biosynthesis protein PgaD, with product MSGEMRPPWPPIITDAKEPRLIVWRDRLLTVGMWILFLYLLRHGIHVVLDIITDLFGHDLGAPDLNWALWWSRLQPYLVVAIVLGLWLLAWGFVALKRARQNITKPQPPPLTLAEEARHAGSSEADLLAWRKLPTAIVELDERGRPSVRAGSQSASESVRAN from the coding sequence ATGAGCGGCGAGATGCGACCGCCCTGGCCGCCGATCATCACGGATGCGAAGGAGCCGAGGCTTATCGTATGGCGCGATCGGCTCCTTACCGTGGGCATGTGGATATTGTTTCTCTATCTTCTGCGACACGGCATCCATGTGGTCCTCGACATCATCACCGATCTCTTCGGGCACGATCTCGGGGCGCCCGATCTGAATTGGGCGCTTTGGTGGAGCCGACTCCAGCCCTACCTCGTCGTCGCCATCGTCCTCGGCTTGTGGTTGCTCGCGTGGGGCTTCGTGGCGCTGAAACGGGCTCGCCAGAACATAACCAAGCCTCAGCCTCCGCCGCTGACTCTAGCCGAGGAAGCGCGGCATGCAGGGTCGAGCGAAGCGGATCTTCTTGCTTGGCGCAAGCTGCCCACAGCAATCGTCGAACTGGATGAGCGGGGGCGCCCTTCGGTCCGTGCTGGATCGCAAAGTGCATCAGAATCGGTTCGGGCAAATTAG